The proteins below come from a single Alnus glutinosa chromosome 9, dhAlnGlut1.1, whole genome shotgun sequence genomic window:
- the LOC133877220 gene encoding splicing factor U2af small subunit B-like, giving the protein MAEHLASIFGTEKDRVNCPFYFKIGACRHGDRCSRLHTKPSISPTLLLSNMYQRPDMITPGVDAQGHTIDPRTIQRHFEEFYEDLFEELSKYGEMESLNVCDNLADHMVGNVYVQFREEEHAANALRNLTGRFYAGRPIIVDFSPVTDFREATCRQYEENTCNRGGYCNFMHLKRISRELRHQLFGRYRRRRSRSRSRSRSPYRHRSHEERSHGGRGSGRKYDERDHYHESRSQRHKSVSPGRRRGRSRSRSPVRGDSEERRAKIEQWNREREQQQENASEVNDDGNNDNGYSGHMQNGDPYYGYQQGYKY; this is encoded by the exons ATGGCGGAGCACTTGGCTTCGATATTCGGGACGGAGAAGGACAGGGTGAACTGCCCGTTCTACTTCAAGATTGGGGCGTGCAGGCACGGCGACCGCTGCTCTCGCCTGCACACCAAGCCCAGCATCAGCCCCACCCTCCTCCTCTCCAACATGTACCAGCGCCCCGACATGATCACCCCCGGCGTCGACGCCCAGGGCCACACTATCGACCCACGCACCATCCAGAGGCACTTcgag GAATTCTACGAAGACCTGTTTGAGGAGCTCAGTAAGTACGGCGAGATGGAGAGCCTGAACGTCTGTGACAACCTGGCTGACCATATGGTCGGCAATGTCTACGTCCAGTTCAGAGAGGAGGAACACGCCGCCAATGCACTTCGCAATCTCACCGGACGGTTTTATGCTG GACGTCCCATCATTGTTGACTTTTCTCCGGTGACGGACTTTCGCGAAGCCACCTGCAGGCAGTACGAGGAGAACACGTGCAACCGTGGTGGATACTGCAATTTTATGCACTTGAAAAGGATCAGCAG GGAGTTGAGGCACCAATTGTTTGGGAGGTACCGGCGAAGGCGCAGCCGGAGTCGAAGCAGAAGTAGGAGCCCCTATAGGCATCGGAGCCATGAAGAGCGCTCTCATGGGGGGCGTGGTTCTGGCAGAAAGTACGATGAAAGGGATCATTACCATGAGAGTCGGAGTCAGCGGCACAAAAGCGTAAGCCCTGGCCGTAGGAGAGGACGAAGCAGAAGCAGGAGCCCCGTTAGGGGTGACAGTGAGGAGAGACGTGCCAAAATTGAGCAGTGGAATAGGGAAAGAGAGCAACAGCAAGAGAATGCTAGTGAGGTTAATGATGATGGAAATAATGACAATGGTTATAGTGGACATATGCAGAATGGAGATCCATACTATGGCTACCAGCAAGGATATAAATACTGA